One genomic segment of Hydrocarboniclastica marina includes these proteins:
- a CDS encoding ABC-F family ATPase: MISTANITMQFGAKPLFENVSVKFGNGNRYGLIGANGCGKSTFMKILGGDLEPSGGQVMLEPNLRLGKLRQDQFAFENKSVIDTVIMGHEELAQVKAERERIYSLPEMSEEDGMAVAELEVQFAEMDGYTAESRAGELLLGLDIPLEQHDGPMSALAPGWKLRVLLAQALFSDPDVLLLDEPTNHLDINTIRWLENILVARNSTMVIISHDRHFLNSVCTHMADLDYGELRLFPGNYDEYMTAATQARERLLSDNAKKKAQIAELQTFVSRFSANASKAKQATSRARQIDKIQLDQVKPSSRVSPFIRFEQTKKLHRQAVTLKALSKGFDGVPLFDNLNLQIEAGERVAIIGPNGIGKTTLLQTMAGKLFPDAGEVKWTDSAQVGYFAQDHTEDFAHDATLSDWMAQWTDGGEQLVRGTLGRMLFSGDDIGKSVRVISGGEQGRMLFGKLILQKPNVLVMDEPTNHLDMESIEALNLALENYPGTLLFVSHDREFVSSLATRIVELSASGVVDFSGSYDDYLRSQGLI, from the coding sequence TTGATCTCCACTGCCAATATCACCATGCAGTTCGGGGCCAAGCCCCTGTTTGAAAATGTTTCAGTCAAGTTCGGTAACGGCAACCGCTACGGCCTGATCGGCGCCAATGGCTGCGGTAAGTCTACCTTCATGAAGATTCTCGGCGGCGACCTGGAACCGTCCGGCGGCCAGGTCATGCTTGAGCCGAACCTGCGCCTGGGCAAGCTCCGGCAGGATCAGTTTGCTTTTGAGAACAAGAGCGTGATCGATACGGTGATCATGGGCCACGAGGAACTCGCGCAGGTGAAAGCCGAGCGTGAGCGTATCTACTCATTGCCGGAGATGAGCGAAGAAGACGGCATGGCCGTGGCCGAGCTCGAAGTGCAGTTTGCCGAAATGGACGGCTATACCGCCGAGTCCCGCGCGGGTGAATTGCTGCTGGGGTTGGACATTCCCCTGGAGCAGCACGACGGCCCCATGAGCGCGCTGGCACCGGGCTGGAAACTCCGCGTACTGCTGGCCCAGGCGCTTTTCTCGGACCCTGATGTCCTGCTGCTCGACGAGCCCACCAACCACCTGGACATCAACACCATCCGCTGGCTCGAGAACATCCTGGTCGCACGTAACAGCACCATGGTGATCATCTCCCACGACCGGCACTTCCTCAACAGTGTCTGTACCCACATGGCCGACCTGGACTATGGCGAGCTGCGACTGTTCCCGGGCAACTACGACGAGTACATGACGGCTGCGACCCAGGCGCGGGAGCGTCTGCTGTCGGATAACGCCAAGAAAAAGGCCCAGATCGCCGAGCTGCAGACCTTCGTCAGCCGCTTTTCGGCCAATGCCTCCAAGGCCAAGCAGGCCACGTCACGAGCGCGACAGATCGACAAGATTCAGCTGGACCAGGTCAAGCCATCGAGCCGGGTCAGCCCCTTCATCCGGTTTGAGCAGACCAAAAAACTGCACCGCCAGGCCGTGACGCTGAAAGCGCTGAGCAAGGGTTTCGACGGCGTGCCGCTGTTCGACAACCTCAATCTGCAGATCGAAGCGGGTGAGCGGGTCGCCATCATCGGCCCCAACGGTATCGGCAAGACCACCCTGCTTCAGACCATGGCGGGCAAGCTGTTTCCAGACGCGGGCGAGGTCAAGTGGACCGACAGTGCCCAGGTCGGCTACTTCGCCCAGGACCACACCGAAGATTTCGCCCACGACGCCACCCTCAGCGACTGGATGGCCCAATGGACGGATGGCGGCGAACAGCTGGTCCGCGGCACCCTGGGGCGCATGCTGTTCTCAGGCGACGACATCGGTAAATCGGTGCGGGTCATTTCCGGGGGCGAGCAGGGGCGCATGCTGTTCGGCAAGCTGATCCTGCAGAAGCCCAACGTGCTGGTCATGGATGAGCCCACCAACCACCTGGATATGGAATCGATCGAGGCACTGAACCTGGCGCTGGAGAACTACCCGGGCACGCTGCTCTTCGTCAGTCATGACCGCGAATTCGTCTCCTCTCTGGCTACCCGCATTGTTGAGCTGAGTGCCAGCGG